ATCAAACAGGGGGATGCCCTCCAGTTCGAAAAGTTCGATGACCAATCCCTCATCGGTGATCCGTGTTACGATATGGCGCATGGCGTTTTCCATCACCATGGTTTCGCCCCCGCGCCCCATCAAAAGCTCTTCGATGGCTTTCAGCTCTTCCTCGGCCCCTGCGGCTTCATCTGCACCTGACCCTTCCGTATTGCCGGCCGAAATGCCGCCAGTTCCGGTTTGCGGCAGGGCCTCCTCCGAGAAAATGCTGCTTCCGCCAAAGGCACCGCTGCCCCCGCCAGAAACCCGATTGATCGGGATCGTCGGCGAAAAGTAATCTGCAATACCCTTGCGTTGCTGTTCGGTTGTTGCGTTCAGCAGCCACATCAACATGAAAAAGGCCATCATCGCAGTCACGAAGTCCGCATAGGCGACTTTCCAGGCACCACCGTGATGCCCACCGCCCTTAACAACCTTTTTCCGTTTGATAATGACTGGTGCCGCATTTGCTTGCGCACCCATCTTCATCACCCTTTTTCACCCAGATGCAGGGTTAGCAGACAGGGGGCTAAGGGGAGCTTAACAGTTTCAATTGCTTGTATTTCCTCTTCGCCCTTGCAGGGCATCGCGGAATGGCGCTTGATGCCGTTCGAAAGGGGCCACCTGTGACAGATCAGATAGAAACCGACAGCAGATATTCATGGTTCAGGCTTTGTGTGACCGTTCTGGTCGCGGTTATCGCCAATGCAGGGATGTGGGCGGTTATCGTCATTATGCCTGCGGTCGAGGCTGAGTTTGGCGCAAGCCGCGCGGCGGCTTCCATGCCCTATACGCTCAACATGATCGGCTTCGCGTTGGGCAATTTCGCCATTGGCAGCGCGCTGGACCGCTTTGGCGTGACGCTGTCTCTGATCCTTGCGGCCTTGGGCATTGTTGCGGGGCTGGTTCTCGCGATCCTGTCCCATTCGATTGTTGTGCTTTCTATTGCTCAGCTGATTGTGGGTCTTGCGTCGGCTGTCGGTTTTGGGCCGTTGATTGCAGATATCTCGCATTGGTTTGTGCGCCGGCGCGGGATCGCCGTCGCCCTGGTGGCCAGCGGGAACTACCTGTCAGGTGCGATATGGCCGATGGTTTTGGCCGGCGTGCTGGCAAGCGACGGCTGGCGGGCGGCCTATACCGTGCTTGCCGTGGCAACTTTTGCGGGCGTCATCCCCTTGGCGCTGCTCTTGCGCCGTTCCACCTCGGATGTGACCCGCGAAGCTGCACAAATGGCCTCGACCCTGAACGCCCAATCCTCAGGCGTCAGCCCGCGTGTGCTGGCCTATCTTCTTGGGTTTGCGGGGATCTCCTGTTGTGTGGCCATGTCGATGCCACAGGTTCATATCGTTTCGCTCTGTGTGGATATGGGGTTTGGTCCTGCTGCCGGTGCAGAAATGCTGTCTCTGATGCTGCTGGGTGGCGTGGGATCGCGCATTGTCTCGGGTGTGCTGGCGGATCGTCTGGGCGGGGTGCGCACGTTGTTGATTGGCTCAACCCTGCAATGCCTCGCGCTTTTCCTCTACTTGCCCGCAGGCGGGCTGGTCTCGCTTTACATCGTCAGCCTTGTCTTTGGCTTATCCCAAGGCGGCATCGTGCCCAGTTATGCGCTGATCGTGCGCGAATATATGCCCGCCAAAGAAGCGGGTGCGCGGGTGGGGTTCGTGTTGATGGCGACAATCCTGGGCATGGCGCTGGGCGGCTGGATGTCCGGGCAGATCTATGTCTGGACCGGATCCTATCAATGGGCCTTTATCAATGGCATCATCTGGAACGGCTTTAACATCGCGATCATGCTGTGGCTGTTACTGCGCAGCAAACCACGGGCCCCGCGCCCTACTTCTGCGCCCGCGCCTCTGCCAGCTTGATCTGTTTTTGCCGCTCGCGAAAGCGGTCTTTGTCCCAATCCGTGGTCTGATCAAAACACTTGTGGCAACTCACACCCTGCTCAAACTGGGGGCGCTTCATATCTTCCGGAAGGATCGGCTGGCGGCAGCCGTGGCACAACACATGCTCCCCTTCGACCAAACCATGCCCGACGCTGACCCGCGCATCGAAGACAAAGCAATCACCCTGCCATGTGCTTTCTTCCTGCGGCACCTCCTCAAGATACTTCAGGATACCCCCTTTAAGGTGAAACACATCCTCAACCCCTTGGCCCAACAGGTAGTTCGTTGATTTTTCACAGCGAATGCCACCGGTACAGAACATCGCCACACGTTTGTTGTGAAACCGATCCTTGTTCTGCGCCCACCATTCGGGAAACTCGCCAAAGGTCTTGGTTTTCGGATCAACCGCGCCTTCAAACGTGCCAATCTCCACCTCGTAATCGTTGCGGGTGTCGATCACCACAACATCCGGGCTTTTGATCAACTCGTTCCAATCGGAAGGGGCGACATAGTTGCCCACCTTGCTGGCCGGGTCGACATCAGGTTGCCCCATGGTCACGATCTCGCGCTTCAATCGCACTTTCATGCGCGGAAACGGCGGCGTTTCGCTGGTGGCCTCTTTCCATTCCAGCCCGGCGCAACCGGGCAGGGCACGCAGATGGGCGATCACCGCGTCAATGCCTGCGCGCGACCCCGCAATCGTGCCATTCACCCCTTCACCCGCCAACAACAAGGTGCCTTTGACGCCCTGTGCCAGACAAAGATCCAGCAACGCAGGTTTCAGCGTGGCAGGGTCGGGAAAGCGGGTAAAGTGATATAAGGCGGCAATTGTGTACATGGGCGCTGAAATAGGCCCCAAAGGGGCTATTTTGCAAGGGGGCGCTGGGTTAAAACCGGTGCGACACTTCTGCTCATAAGGAAACACCATGCAAGCCCTTGTTGTGATCGACGTCCAGAATGATTTTTGCCCGGGTGGTGCCTTGGCCGTCGCAGGTGGCGATGACATCGTGCAAGGCATCAATGCGCTGATGAACGAGTTTGACGCGGTGATCCTGACGCAGGACTGGCATCCGGCGGGCCATTCCTCTTTTGCATCCTCCCATGCGGGCAAGGCCCCGATGGATCTGATCGACATGCCTTATGGCCCGCAGATGTTATGGCCCGACCACTGTATCATCGGCAGCATGGGGGCAAAGTTTCACACCGAATTGCATCAGGACCGTGCCGATCTGATCATTCGCAAAGGCTATAACCCGGCCATCGACAGCTATTCCGCCTTCTTTGAGAACGACCATAAAACACCCACCGGCCTTGAGGGGTACTTGCGCACCCGTGGCATCACCGGGGTGACGATGGTTGGCCTCGCATTGGATTTCTGTGTGAACTATTCTGCGGTTGATGCCGCACGGCAGGGGTTCGAGGTGACCGTGCAGCAGGATCTGTGTCGCGCCATTGATATGGGCGGTTCGCTGGCCGCGGCGGTTGACGGGATGAGGGCAGCGGGTGTCACCCTCGCCTGAGCCTACCGTGCGGCGGGCATCAAAAGGGTGACATTGGCGTCGATAAGGTTTGAGGAGACCACCGTGCGCTGCGTGCCAGTCATGAATTGAAGGGTCAATATCATGGCAAGCACCAGTGCAGGCAGGGCAAGCGCAGGGCGCAACAGGAACGCCAAAAATACCTTGGACTTTCCTTTGCCGATGCGATGGGCCACTTCGCGTACAGGGGGTGTAACAGGTTGCGCAGCGGTGATCGCCCTTGTGCAGGCCTCAATGTCCAGCCCATTTAAATCCTGCTTGGAAAGATCATAGATAGCCAGATTTTCCCGCATACGGTCCGCAACATCCGTCAGATGGTTCTGAAACCTGTGATCCAGTTTGCCCTTCGGTAAGGTCACACCGGACGGGGCAAATGCAAATCCGCAATCGCGGAAAAACGCTCTTACTTCATCCGCTGCCCCGCATAGCGCCTGCGCCGTGCGCTGGTCGCGAAACTTTGCTACATAGTTGGCACGGGAATGCGGCTGCAAACCGTTGCGGCGCAGCAAAGCCCCCTGTGCAGGGTCATCGAAAACCTCTGGCGGATACAGGTAGGAAATGTCGATATCATAGCATAACGTCATGGGCTGCCCCTTTCGGATTGGGGCAGCATACCGTTAAAATTTGGCGAAAACTGGGCAAAGGGAGATGGCGGCGTTACAACCCCTGCAATACCGGCTTGCCGCCCGCGATCACCCCTTTGATCAGCTTCAACCCCTTGGCCTGTGCCGCGCGATCCCCGAAACGGTCATTTGATACAACGGGCATGCTGTTTTCCTTGGCGAATTTCAACAAAAACGCATCCGCTTCGGTTTGTGCAGGGCAGACCATGATCTGATCGCGGGTCACCCCCAGCGCCTTGGCAAAGCCGTTCTGGTTCAGCGATTTATCCCCCAGATGATGGCGCGACGAGGCATCAAGAAAGACAAAAGGGGACAAGTTTTTCGCCCGCAGTTTATCAACGACCGCCCGCAATGTGCGCAGGTCCGCTTCGCCATCCCAGAACATCACATTGGTGCCGTCAATCACCACACCGGGCAGATCGTTTTTGCGTTTGGGTTTCTTTGCCAGCAGCTGGGCCTTGGTCACCGGCTCTGCCCGCCGCAGCGCCATTGCGGCCAGCCACGCGGTGAATATGACACCGCCCGCCACGCCCCAGTAAAACAGGTTGGCCCCCTCAAACGGATATCCACGCAAGAAATAAGCCCCAATCGCGGCTGTCAGCCCCAGCGTCACCCACAAGATCCGCGACAGGCAAAAGACATAGCCGACAAAAGCCAGCAGTAGAATAACGGGGGTAAGGATCTCAATTGGTGTCACGGGGGTCTCCATCTATGCCCGACCGGTGATAGGGATCAATATTGGCAAGCTTATGGCGTAAATGAAATCGCCCTTGCCCCTCCCTTGCCAGTTTTGCCACAAAGGCCTGAACACTAAAGGAACCGCTCATGGTCGATATCGCCTCCCGCGTCTGGAACCACAAATGGAAGATCGACCCGATTGTGCGGTCTCTGATCGATACGGATTTCTATAAGCTGTTGATGTGTCAGTCTATTTTCCGCAATAAACCTGATACACAGGTTACTTTCAGCCTGATCAACCGGTCCAAACACGTGCCGCTGGCCAAACTGATCGACGAGGGCGAATTGCGCGAACAGCTTGATCATGTGCGCTCTCTCAGCCTCAGCCGGGGCGAATCCACCTGGCTGCGCGGCAATACCTTCTACGGCAAACGCCAGATGTTCCGCCCTGATTTCATGGAATGGTTCGAGGGGTTGCGCCTGCCGCCCTACCATCTGGAACGCAAGGGCGATCAATACGAACTGACGTTTGAAGGTAAATGGCACGAGGTCATGTTGTGGGAAATTCCCGCGCTGGCGATCCTGATGGAACTGCGTGGCCGCGCCGTATTGGACACGATGGGCAAATTCGAACTGCAAGTGCTCTACGCGCGGGCCATGACCCGCGTCTGGGAAAAAATAGAGACATTGCGCGAGGTCCCCGATCTGTCGATTGCTGATTTCGGCACCCGGCGCCGGCATTCCTATCTGTGGCAGGACTGGTGCGTGCAAGCGATGAGCGAAGGTCTGGGCAGCGCTTTTACCGGCACATCAAATTGCAAAATCGCGATGAGCCGCGAGGTAGAGGCGATCGGCACCAACGCGCATGAATTGCCAATGGTTTATGCGGCCCTTGCCGCTGATGATGCCGCCCTTGCAAAGGCACCCTATGATGTTTTGCAGGACTGGCATGATGAACATGAAGGCAACCTGCGCATCATCCTGCCCGACACCTATGGCACCAAGGGGTTCCTTGAAAACGCCCCTGACTGGCTGGCCGGTTGGACCGGCATCCGCGTGGACAGCGGTGATCCCGCGACTGCGGCGCAGATCGCCATCGACTGGTGGAAGTCACGTGGCGAGGATCCGGCGCAAAAGCGTGTGATCTTTAGCGACGGGCTGGATGTGGATAAGATCAAGACCCTGCACCGCGAATTTGCCGATAAGGTGAATGTCTCTTTCGGTTGGGGCACGCTGCTGACAAACGACTTCCGCAAACTGGTGCCGGATGATGCCCTTGCGCCTTTCTCACTGGTCTGCAAGGCGGTGTCGGCAAATGGCAATCCGACCGTCAAACTTTCCGACAACCCGAGGAAAGCCATGGGTCCCGCGGATGAAATCGCCCGTTACAAGCGGGTGTTCGGTGTGGGCGAACAAGAGGCACATGAGGTGGAGGTCTAGGGGCGGGCTTTAGCCGGCGCGCAGCCGGCGTTCCCGCCAGATGATGATCAGCCCGCCAAGGATGATCAACAATGCACCGGGAAACAACTCCGACCAGGGGGCTTCGTCATAAAACACCCAGCCAAGGACAAAGGCGACGGGAATGCCGAAATAGCTGAACGGTGCCAGATCACTTTGATCTGCCATCCGGTAGGCGGTGATCATCAGCAAGACGGCGGACCCGCCAAACACCCCCATGCCTGCAATCGCCAACAGATCAGATGGCGCGCGCAGCGGTGAGAACCCGCCAAGCAGCGGCACCAGCGCAAAAGCGCCAACGGCCGCAATAATCGAAGCATAAAGATTGATCAGTGCCGTTGGCACATCCTCATCCATCATCCGTGCGGAGACACCAACCAAGGCATAACAAAATGCGGCAAACAGGGGCAGCAAAGCCGCATTTGAGAATGTATCCCGCCCTGGCCCGACAACCAGAACAACCCCTACAAACCCGATCAGCACGGCACTCCAGCGCATCATGCCAACTTTTTCGCCCAGAAACGGCACGGCCAGCGCAACCAGAAACAGCGCATTGGCATAGGTGATGGTGGAGGCCGTCGCAAAACTGAGCAACCCCAGCGACATATAGAACGTCAGCTGCGCAAAGGTCAGCATCACACCACGCAGCAGTGCCAACCGCCATTGCCTGATCTTCAGGAACCGCCCTTCGCGATGCCACGCCGCTGATCCCCATAACGCCAGAGCTGATGGGATCAACCCGCAGAGGTTGCGATAGGCGGATAATTCAGCGGCGGTATAGGAGGCTGACAGATATTTGATCAGCAGGCCCATGGCATCAAAAAACACAATGGCGATGAGCGAATAAAGTATCGCAAGGGTGGTCTTGTTCAGCGGCATAAGGATGCTCCGATGGATTTCAGAGATTCGTCAACCGAACAGCTCCTGCGCCAGTTTATGTGTGCTAATCACCAGATATGCCAGCAATTGCGCGCTTTGGGATGCTATTCTGTCGTAAATCCGACTTGCGTTGGCAAAGGTGAAATGCGAAGTCTGAGGGGCTTGGTGTCCCGATGCATGGGCGTTGTTCATGCGGGACCTAACAGGGAATTCAGTCAAGGCATCCGCCCCAAGCTGAAGCCGCCCCCGCGACTGTAAGCGGTGAGCCCGACCCGATATGCCACTTGCCGACCGGATCTGATCCACGGCAGGGAAGGCGGGAAACGGCCACGACCCGCGAGCCAGGAGACCTGCCAGGCGAATGTGAATTAATAACCGTCGGGTGTGACGGTAAGGAGAGAAGACATGACGACACAGACAATGACCCGCAGCAAGCTGCGCATGATGCCCGCCCTTTTCGCTTTGGCGCTGGGGTTTGCAGTTATTTCACTGACCGGCCACGTTCAGGCTGCCGCTCTGCATGATGCCGCCCATGATGTGCGTCACGCCACAGGCTTCCCCTGCCACTAAGCAGACTGCCTTAACCGGGCCGGAAACATTGTCCTGGGTGTGTCGCGATGCGACGCGCCCTGTTGGCATTTTGGCGTCGCCTCACAATCATGTGTTTCCAACTGCCCCTTTGGCAGCAGCGGTGTTCGTCGTTCGCGACTGAACGCGGTTTGTCTGCAGTTTCAAGCATAGGAGTTCATCCAATGTATTCTCGTTTCATTATTTCCGCCCTTTTTGCTGGTGCCGCTACAGGGCTGATCGCTGGCATCCTTCAGTTGATCTTTGTCCAGCCGGTTCTGCTGCATGCCGAACTGTATGAGTCCGGCGAGCTGGTTCACTTCGGGGCTGCTGCCGTGTCGGCCCACCCTGATTTGCCCGGTTTCGACGCCATGCGTGACGGTCTCAGCCTGATTTTCACCATGCTGACCTATACCGGTTATGCGCTGATCATGGTTGCCCTGATGGGTATTGCCGAAGATCGTGGCGCACAGATCGACGCGCGCTCCGGCATCCTTTGGGGTGTTGCCGGGTTCGTCGCATTTCACTTCGCGCCTGGCTTTACACTGGCCCCTGAAGTGCCCGGCGTCGCCGCCGCAGATGTCTCTGCCCGCCAGATCTGGTGGTTTGCAACCGTTGTGACAGCCGGTGTCGCGCTTTGGCTGATCGCCTTTGGTCGCAACTGGGCCGCATGGGGTGTTGCCGCGATTCTTTTGATGGCACCTCATTTGATCGGCGCGCCGGAACCGGATGTCTTTACCGGCCCTGTTCCCACTGAAATCGGTGCACTCTTCGCGGCCCGCGCCTTTGGCGTCGGCCTTGCCGCATGGGTGCTGCTGGGAAGTTTCGCCGGTTATTTCTGGCAACGCGAAGGTGCCCATGCTGATGCCACGGCCAATGCGTAGGGCCTGGGCATGAATCGTTCCCTTTCGCTTTTTGTCATCGGCCTGGTCTTTGGCGGTGGCATTGGTTTTACCATCGCCGCAGGCAATGGCGTGACCTTTGATGGTCATGACCACGGTACGCATCTGGCCGGTATGGACCACGGCAACATGGATCACAGTGCGATGCATGACACCCCGGTCGATGTGCCCGCTGCAGATGCGCCCGGCCTGTCGGTGATGATCACACCGGACCCGATGGCCGGGTACAACCTGCATGTGATGACCGAGAATTTCACCTTTTCACCGGAACGCGCCAGCCTCGCCAATGTCACCGGCGAAGGCCATGCGCATGTCTATATCAACGGTGAAAAGCTGGGCCGCCTCTATAACCCATGGATGCATCTTGCCGGGCTGCCGAAAGGCGAGGTCGAAGTCAGGGTCACCCTCAACACCAATGATCATCGTCCCTTGGCGGTAAACGGCACCCCCGTTTCGGCCTTGCAGATGATCACTGTAGAAT
This DNA window, taken from Sulfitobacter pacificus, encodes the following:
- a CDS encoding OmpA/MotB family protein, translating into MGAQANAAPVIIKRKKVVKGGGHHGGAWKVAYADFVTAMMAFFMLMWLLNATTEQQRKGIADYFSPTIPINRVSGGGSGAFGGSSIFSEEALPQTGTGGISAGNTEGSGADEAAGAEEELKAIEELLMGRGGETMVMENAMRHIVTRITDEGLVIELFELEGIPLFDPTTDEPTQLLRDLTTLITATAKVVTNSIAIGGHVASDPVVLAQSPVWEKSAQRATSVRRLLENAGVAPKRIERVTGHANRKPVQKNTMAKRNNRIEVILLRNTSR
- a CDS encoding MFS transporter, whose translation is MTDQIETDSRYSWFRLCVTVLVAVIANAGMWAVIVIMPAVEAEFGASRAAASMPYTLNMIGFALGNFAIGSALDRFGVTLSLILAALGIVAGLVLAILSHSIVVLSIAQLIVGLASAVGFGPLIADISHWFVRRRGIAVALVASGNYLSGAIWPMVLAGVLASDGWRAAYTVLAVATFAGVIPLALLLRRSTSDVTREAAQMASTLNAQSSGVSPRVLAYLLGFAGISCCVAMSMPQVHIVSLCVDMGFGPAAGAEMLSLMLLGGVGSRIVSGVLADRLGGVRTLLIGSTLQCLALFLYLPAGGLVSLYIVSLVFGLSQGGIVPSYALIVREYMPAKEAGARVGFVLMATILGMALGGWMSGQIYVWTGSYQWAFINGIIWNGFNIAIMLWLLLRSKPRAPRPTSAPAPLPA
- a CDS encoding rhodanese-related sulfurtransferase → MYTIAALYHFTRFPDPATLKPALLDLCLAQGVKGTLLLAGEGVNGTIAGSRAGIDAVIAHLRALPGCAGLEWKEATSETPPFPRMKVRLKREIVTMGQPDVDPASKVGNYVAPSDWNELIKSPDVVVIDTRNDYEVEIGTFEGAVDPKTKTFGEFPEWWAQNKDRFHNKRVAMFCTGGIRCEKSTNYLLGQGVEDVFHLKGGILKYLEEVPQEESTWQGDCFVFDARVSVGHGLVEGEHVLCHGCRQPILPEDMKRPQFEQGVSCHKCFDQTTDWDKDRFRERQKQIKLAEARAQK
- the pncA gene encoding bifunctional nicotinamidase/pyrazinamidase, with the protein product MQALVVIDVQNDFCPGGALAVAGGDDIVQGINALMNEFDAVILTQDWHPAGHSSFASSHAGKAPMDLIDMPYGPQMLWPDHCIIGSMGAKFHTELHQDRADLIIRKGYNPAIDSYSAFFENDHKTPTGLEGYLRTRGITGVTMVGLALDFCVNYSAVDAARQGFEVTVQQDLCRAIDMGGSLAAAVDGMRAAGVTLA
- a CDS encoding NYN domain-containing protein; protein product: MTPIEILTPVILLLAFVGYVFCLSRILWVTLGLTAAIGAYFLRGYPFEGANLFYWGVAGGVIFTAWLAAMALRRAEPVTKAQLLAKKPKRKNDLPGVVIDGTNVMFWDGEADLRTLRAVVDKLRAKNLSPFVFLDASSRHHLGDKSLNQNGFAKALGVTRDQIMVCPAQTEADAFLLKFAKENSMPVVSNDRFGDRAAQAKGLKLIKGVIAGGKPVLQGL
- the pncB gene encoding nicotinate phosphoribosyltransferase — translated: MVDIASRVWNHKWKIDPIVRSLIDTDFYKLLMCQSIFRNKPDTQVTFSLINRSKHVPLAKLIDEGELREQLDHVRSLSLSRGESTWLRGNTFYGKRQMFRPDFMEWFEGLRLPPYHLERKGDQYELTFEGKWHEVMLWEIPALAILMELRGRAVLDTMGKFELQVLYARAMTRVWEKIETLREVPDLSIADFGTRRRHSYLWQDWCVQAMSEGLGSAFTGTSNCKIAMSREVEAIGTNAHELPMVYAALAADDAALAKAPYDVLQDWHDEHEGNLRIILPDTYGTKGFLENAPDWLAGWTGIRVDSGDPATAAQIAIDWWKSRGEDPAQKRVIFSDGLDVDKIKTLHREFADKVNVSFGWGTLLTNDFRKLVPDDALAPFSLVCKAVSANGNPTVKLSDNPRKAMGPADEIARYKRVFGVGEQEAHEVEV
- a CDS encoding DMT family transporter — its product is MPLNKTTLAILYSLIAIVFFDAMGLLIKYLSASYTAAELSAYRNLCGLIPSALALWGSAAWHREGRFLKIRQWRLALLRGVMLTFAQLTFYMSLGLLSFATASTITYANALFLVALAVPFLGEKVGMMRWSAVLIGFVGVVLVVGPGRDTFSNAALLPLFAAFCYALVGVSARMMDEDVPTALINLYASIIAAVGAFALVPLLGGFSPLRAPSDLLAIAGMGVFGGSAVLLMITAYRMADQSDLAPFSYFGIPVAFVLGWVFYDEAPWSELFPGALLIILGGLIIIWRERRLRAG
- a CDS encoding CbtB domain-containing protein, with protein sequence MTTQTMTRSKLRMMPALFALALGFAVISLTGHVQAAALHDAAHDVRHATGFPCH
- a CDS encoding CbtA family protein; the encoded protein is MYSRFIISALFAGAATGLIAGILQLIFVQPVLLHAELYESGELVHFGAAAVSAHPDLPGFDAMRDGLSLIFTMLTYTGYALIMVALMGIAEDRGAQIDARSGILWGVAGFVAFHFAPGFTLAPEVPGVAAADVSARQIWWFATVVTAGVALWLIAFGRNWAAWGVAAILLMAPHLIGAPEPDVFTGPVPTEIGALFAARAFGVGLAAWVLLGSFAGYFWQREGAHADATANA